A genomic window from Ignavibacteria bacterium includes:
- a CDS encoding GNAT family N-acetyltransferase, which translates to MKILETERLMLRNQQPEDAEVIGKMFSDAEVMRFIGDGKTYPRSAAEQSINRWNDYEREHGFTSWAVIRKEDNAFIGKCGFNYLPDNSDIELSYMLDEPYWGSGYATEIAKATLEYGQEKLGLKRVVAIVYPQNSPSIRVIEKTGMKYEKEYDYMGIKMLMYAVEK; encoded by the coding sequence ATGAAAATACTTGAAACCGAAAGATTAATGCTGCGAAATCAGCAGCCTGAAGATGCTGAAGTTATCGGAAAGATGTTCAGTGACGCAGAAGTTATGCGTTTTATTGGGGACGGAAAAACTTATCCGCGTTCAGCTGCTGAACAATCTATAAACAGATGGAATGACTATGAACGGGAACATGGCTTCACAAGCTGGGCTGTTATCAGGAAAGAAGACAATGCATTTATAGGCAAATGCGGTTTTAATTATTTACCCGATAACAGCGATATTGAGCTTTCTTATATGCTTGATGAGCCTTACTGGGGCAGCGGTTATGCAACGGAAATTGCAAAGGCAACGCTTGAGTATGGACAGGAAAAACTCGGATTAAAACGTGTTGTAGCAATAGTCTACCCGCAAAATTCACCAAGTATAAGAGTGATAGAAAAAACCGGAATGAAGTACGAAAAAGAATATGACTATATGGGAATAAAAATGCTGATGTATGCTGTAGAAAAATGA
- the ndk gene encoding nucleoside-diphosphate kinase: MKERSLAILKPDCLEKKVQGKVIQHILDAGFEIKGMKLMHLTEDSAKKFYEVHKERPFYGELVAYMTSGPVIPICMEKENAVADFRKLIGATNPANAEEGTIRKMYADSIERNIVHGSDSPENAKNEIAHFFNENDLV, from the coding sequence ATGAAAGAAAGATCACTGGCGATTTTAAAGCCCGACTGCCTGGAAAAAAAGGTACAGGGAAAAGTTATACAGCATATACTTGATGCGGGATTTGAAATAAAAGGTATGAAGTTAATGCACCTCACAGAGGATTCCGCAAAGAAGTTTTACGAAGTACATAAGGAAAGGCCGTTTTACGGAGAGCTTGTTGCTTATATGACCTCGGGCCCGGTAATACCTATTTGTATGGAAAAAGAAAATGCAGTTGCTGATTTCAGAAAGCTTATTGGCGCAACAAATCCTGCCAACGCTGAAGAAGGCACAATACGCAAAATGTACGCTGATTCAATTGAGCGCAATATTGTACACGGTTCCGATTCACCTGAAAACGCAAAGAATGAAATTGCTCATTTCTTTAATGAGAATGATCTAGTTTAA
- a CDS encoding serine hydrolase: MPKIVKIALYFYAALLLIVFTHHTHSQDKVQKIDELVQKYKSLGQFNGAVLVAEDGNIILSKGYGMADFEKQIPNTNETKFRLASVTKQFTAMLIMQLAEKGKLKLEGKLSDYLPYYRKDIGEKITIHQILSHTSGLANYTNDRKFMQDESSIKVTPKEFVLKYCSEDLIFESGTKWEYSNSGYFILGLVIEELTGKSWEENLQENILTPAGMLNSGNEHSGRTYENQAKGYIRTLGEYKPSKFIEMTIPYSAGSMYSTVEDMYKWDRILYSDKLLGKEYKDKMFTPVLNNYACGWQIIEHPAGEKKLKVVTHSGGIFGFNSLETRLVDENKFIMLLNNFEGGNLNQITIGIVNILYGLEPASPKKSSAEELAKLIVQLGIDNAIAEFQKFKDNKDEYVTREREINQLGYNLLTVKKITESVKVFRLNTELYPESWNVYDSYGEALAEAGEIDSAIMNYKKSIELNPENEGGKEMLKKLQEKK; encoded by the coding sequence ATGCCCAAAATCGTTAAAATTGCTTTATATTTTTACGCAGCTTTGCTGCTTATTGTTTTTACGCATCACACACATTCACAGGATAAAGTTCAGAAAATTGACGAGCTTGTTCAGAAATACAAATCTCTGGGCCAGTTCAACGGCGCAGTTTTAGTTGCTGAAGATGGAAATATAATCTTAAGCAAAGGTTACGGTATGGCTGATTTTGAAAAACAAATTCCCAATACCAACGAAACAAAGTTTCGGCTTGCCAGTGTTACCAAGCAGTTCACTGCAATGTTGATAATGCAGCTTGCAGAAAAGGGGAAGCTGAAGCTTGAAGGAAAGCTTTCTGATTATCTGCCGTATTACAGGAAAGATATTGGAGAAAAGATAACAATTCATCAAATTTTGAGCCACACTTCAGGACTTGCAAACTATACCAATGACCGTAAATTCATGCAGGATGAATCTTCAATAAAAGTTACACCAAAAGAATTTGTACTTAAATACTGCAGTGAGGACCTGATCTTTGAGTCAGGCACTAAATGGGAATATTCCAACTCGGGCTATTTTATTCTAGGCCTGGTAATTGAAGAGTTAACCGGTAAATCTTGGGAAGAAAACCTGCAGGAAAATATTTTAACCCCGGCGGGTATGCTGAATTCAGGCAACGAACACAGCGGCAGAACATATGAGAACCAGGCTAAAGGCTACATCAGAACACTGGGCGAGTATAAACCTTCAAAATTCATTGAAATGACCATTCCGTATTCAGCAGGCTCGATGTATTCCACAGTTGAAGATATGTATAAATGGGACAGGATCTTGTATTCGGATAAATTACTTGGCAAAGAATACAAAGATAAAATGTTTACTCCCGTACTGAATAACTACGCCTGCGGCTGGCAAATTATTGAGCACCCGGCAGGTGAGAAAAAGCTTAAGGTAGTTACTCACAGCGGGGGAATATTCGGGTTTAACTCCCTGGAAACAAGGCTTGTAGATGAAAATAAATTTATAATGCTGCTGAATAATTTTGAAGGCGGCAATCTAAACCAGATTACTATAGGAATTGTGAACATACTATACGGGCTTGAACCTGCCAGCCCGAAAAAAAGCTCAGCAGAAGAATTAGCGAAGCTTATAGTTCAACTTGGTATTGATAATGCAATAGCTGAATTTCAGAAATTCAAAGATAACAAAGATGAATACGTTACCCGCGAGAGAGAGATCAACCAGCTTGGCTACAATCTTTTAACTGTAAAGAAAATCACTGAATCAGTGAAGGTATTCAGGCTTAACACTGAGCTTTATCCGGAATCATGGAACGTGTATGACAGCTACGGCGAAGCGCTTGCTGAAGCCGGTGAAATTGATAGTGCTATTATGAACTATAAAAAATCTATAGAGCTTAATCCTGAGAACGAAGGCGGTAAAGAAATGCTGAAAAAGCTTCAGGAAAAGAAGTAA
- a CDS encoding VOC family protein, which translates to MPVKISKIDHVQITIPLNSESIARKFYTGILGLQEIEKPESLKSTGGVWFIAGDIELHLGVEENFNPAKKKAHPAFVVEGLNRVRVHLIQNGVDIKDETEIPGRKRFSFYDPFGNRIEFMEFHG; encoded by the coding sequence ATGCCGGTAAAAATCAGTAAAATTGATCATGTTCAGATCACAATTCCTCTAAATTCTGAATCTATTGCCAGGAAATTTTATACAGGGATACTTGGCCTGCAGGAAATAGAAAAACCTGAATCTTTAAAAAGCACCGGAGGCGTATGGTTCATAGCAGGTGATATAGAACTGCACCTTGGTGTTGAAGAAAACTTTAATCCGGCAAAGAAAAAAGCTCACCCGGCTTTTGTTGTTGAAGGTTTGAACAGGGTGCGGGTTCATTTGATACAAAATGGAGTTGATATAAAAGATGAAACTGAAATTCCGGGGAGAAAAAGATTTTCGTTTTATGACCCGTTCGGCAACAGGATAGAATTCATGGAGTTTCATGGGTAA
- a CDS encoding cellulase family glycosylhydrolase — MDFVKTSGGSFKLNGKPFRFLGANVYELASLESSITKQVIADSSEAGFKALRFWLFENKSLAEQIKKLHEICDAVKPYGIKLIISLADKWGYLQNYKIDEKWYINGYRNEYLKYVTAVTGEFKERSEIMIWELINEPETDNFNVFYEFAKAVSEEIKNVNENHLLSVGTVGGVGDKFGSYLSVFNKSNFKKLYSLNSLDAVSLHDYSYDSGVFERLDILYRFKGELKKAERYSAIGKSIEKPFAGLDGYYLRKGKLIRFPLTLRWLWNIYNNRDTGFAKSISKPVYIGEIGFKNIPGRNRVKIMEIDIKNKFESGIDGIMLWSFEVQGWNKDGHDYGFGPGEGFEEVVKKWNKNI; from the coding sequence ATGGATTTTGTGAAAACATCAGGGGGCAGCTTTAAATTAAACGGGAAACCATTCAGGTTCTTAGGGGCGAATGTATATGAGCTTGCGAGCCTTGAGAGCAGCATAACCAAACAGGTTATAGCTGATTCCTCAGAGGCTGGATTTAAAGCTTTAAGATTCTGGCTGTTCGAAAATAAATCCCTGGCTGAACAGATAAAAAAGCTGCATGAGATCTGTGATGCTGTAAAGCCATACGGAATAAAGCTTATAATATCGCTGGCAGATAAATGGGGCTATTTGCAGAACTACAAAATAGATGAAAAATGGTATATAAACGGGTACAGAAATGAATATTTGAAATATGTAACGGCTGTAACCGGGGAGTTTAAAGAACGAAGCGAAATAATGATTTGGGAGCTTATTAATGAACCTGAAACTGATAACTTTAATGTGTTTTATGAATTTGCTAAAGCAGTATCAGAAGAAATTAAGAATGTGAACGAAAATCACCTGTTATCAGTTGGAACAGTAGGCGGTGTAGGTGATAAGTTCGGGTCTTATTTATCAGTATTCAATAAATCCAATTTCAAAAAGCTGTATTCACTTAATTCACTTGATGCAGTTTCACTGCATGATTACAGCTATGATTCAGGTGTATTCGAAAGACTTGATATATTATACCGCTTTAAGGGTGAGCTGAAAAAAGCTGAGCGGTATTCTGCAATTGGGAAGTCGATTGAAAAACCTTTTGCGGGCCTTGACGGGTATTACTTAAGAAAAGGAAAATTGATCCGTTTCCCGTTAACCCTTCGCTGGCTTTGGAACATCTATAATAATAGGGATACAGGTTTTGCAAAAAGTATCAGTAAGCCGGTTTATATCGGTGAAATAGGATTTAAAAATATCCCGGGAAGAAACAGGGTTAAAATCATGGAAATTGATATAAAGAATAAATTTGAATCAGGGATTGACGGGATCATGTTATGGTCTTTTGAAGTGCAAGGATGGAATAAAGACGGCCATGATTACGGTTTTGGCCCGGGTGAAGGATTTGAGGAAGTTGTGAAAAAGTGGAATAAAAATATTTAA
- a CDS encoding RidA family protein: MEIRKISSGAKWEDIVGYSRAIKAGNRVMVTGTTSVDENGNIHGIGDAYAQTKFIFQKIETYLKEAGSSMQQVVWNRMFVTDISKWEDVARAHAEFFKDIKPCATMVEVKGFIHRDMLIEIETEAISV, encoded by the coding sequence ATGGAAATCAGGAAAATCTCTAGCGGGGCTAAATGGGAAGATATAGTAGGATATTCCCGTGCCATAAAAGCAGGTAACAGGGTAATGGTTACCGGAACAACATCAGTTGATGAGAACGGTAATATCCACGGTATTGGAGATGCATATGCGCAAACTAAATTTATTTTTCAGAAGATAGAAACATACCTGAAGGAAGCCGGAAGCTCCATGCAGCAGGTGGTGTGGAACCGAATGTTCGTTACAGATATCAGCAAATGGGAAGATGTTGCCCGCGCTCATGCTGAGTTTTTTAAGGATATTAAGCCCTGCGCAACGATGGTAGAAGTGAAAGGTTTCATTCATCGTGATATGCTTATCGAAATAGAAACAGAAGCAATATCTGTTTAA
- the glnA gene encoding type I glutamate--ammonia ligase, with amino-acid sequence MKNTNKALNTEILKINKLIKEQNIEVVDIKCIDLTGRLHHISLPVYPEIITTLINEGVGFDGSSYGFRKVENSDMILVPDLATAVIDPFRESKTLSFYANIFLTDEARTPFGQDGRHIARKAEELVKKYTGGDTSWWGPEFEFYIFSKVKYDTRTSASFYEVEHAEEFFTNAYHAANPFDVYDDFRDKACKMLKDFGIKVKYHHHETGERGQQEIETYFETLLKTADNVVTVKYALFNLARQNNIHITFMPKPMFKQPGSGMHVHTFLTKNGKNAFYKKGEYGNINELGRYFIGGLLKNGRVLSAFTNPSTNSYKRLVPGFEAPVALTYSKGNRSSAIRIPSYVSNPEMTRFEYRPPDSTANPYLCLSAILMAGIDGIINKIDPVKEGFGPFEKNIVDHAHHEKVDFLPRNLEESLDALEQDSEFLRRDNVFSDELIKQWIENKHREINSINTMPHPFEYKMYFTL; translated from the coding sequence ATGAAAAATACCAATAAAGCGCTGAATACTGAAATTCTGAAGATCAATAAGCTTATTAAAGAACAGAACATCGAAGTAGTAGATATAAAATGTATTGATCTGACCGGAAGGCTCCATCATATATCACTCCCGGTTTACCCGGAAATTATTACCACTCTGATAAATGAAGGCGTCGGGTTTGACGGTTCAAGTTACGGGTTCCGTAAAGTTGAGAACAGCGATATGATACTGGTGCCTGATCTTGCAACTGCTGTTATAGACCCATTCCGTGAGTCCAAAACACTCAGCTTTTACGCGAACATTTTCTTAACCGATGAAGCACGGACCCCGTTTGGCCAGGATGGCAGACATATAGCCCGCAAAGCTGAAGAGCTTGTGAAAAAATATACCGGCGGAGATACTTCCTGGTGGGGACCCGAGTTTGAATTCTACATTTTCAGCAAGGTAAAATATGATACAAGGACCTCGGCATCATTTTATGAAGTAGAACATGCTGAGGAATTTTTCACCAATGCATACCATGCAGCAAACCCGTTTGATGTATATGATGATTTCCGTGATAAAGCATGTAAAATGCTGAAAGATTTCGGGATTAAAGTAAAGTACCATCACCACGAAACAGGGGAGCGCGGACAGCAGGAAATAGAAACATATTTTGAAACACTGCTTAAGACCGCAGATAATGTAGTGACTGTAAAATATGCTCTTTTTAATTTAGCCAGGCAGAACAACATTCACATTACATTTATGCCGAAGCCGATGTTCAAGCAGCCCGGCAGCGGAATGCACGTACACACATTCCTTACAAAGAACGGCAAAAACGCTTTCTACAAGAAAGGTGAATACGGTAATATCAATGAGCTGGGCAGGTATTTTATAGGGGGATTACTTAAAAATGGCAGAGTGCTTTCGGCGTTTACTAATCCAAGTACAAACTCATATAAACGCCTGGTACCCGGATTTGAGGCACCTGTTGCTTTAACATACAGCAAAGGAAACCGTTCATCAGCTATCAGGATTCCTTCGTATGTTTCCAATCCAGAAATGACACGGTTTGAATACAGGCCGCCTGATTCAACAGCGAATCCTTACCTCTGTTTATCAGCCATTTTAATGGCTGGGATTGACGGTATCATAAATAAAATAGACCCGGTAAAAGAGGGATTTGGTCCTTTTGAAAAGAATATTGTTGACCACGCTCACCATGAAAAAGTTGATTTTCTGCCGCGCAATCTTGAAGAATCGCTGGATGCGCTGGAACAGGACAGTGAATTCTTAAGGCGTGATAATGTATTCAGTGATGAGCTTATAAAACAGTGGATAGAAAATAAGCACAGGGAGATAAACTCCATTAATACTATGCCTCACCCGTTTGAGTATAAAATGTATTTTACATTATAA
- a CDS encoding Lrp/AsnC family transcriptional regulator, which produces MHTIDETDLKILEFLQENARMKRNEIAEKIGLSLPSVTDRMNKLEELEVVESYNAKLNHKRLGKDITAFIFVASDSSAHYKDFIHHALASPEILECHSITGDGSHVLKIRTENTSSLEKLLAKIQSWKGVRSTRTSIVLSSHKETFTIDLKNYLK; this is translated from the coding sequence ATGCATACAATAGACGAAACAGACCTGAAAATTCTGGAATTCCTGCAGGAAAATGCCAGGATGAAAAGGAACGAAATTGCTGAAAAGATCGGGCTTTCACTTCCTTCTGTAACAGACAGAATGAATAAGCTTGAAGAGTTAGAAGTAGTTGAATCGTATAATGCCAAACTTAACCACAAAAGGCTGGGGAAGGATATAACTGCTTTCATTTTTGTAGCAAGTGATTCATCCGCACATTATAAAGATTTTATCCATCATGCCCTTGCTTCTCCTGAAATACTTGAGTGTCACTCCATTACTGGTGATGGGTCTCATGTGCTTAAAATTCGTACAGAAAACACCTCTTCACTTGAAAAGCTCTTAGCCAAGATCCAGTCATGGAAAGGAGTGCGTTCCACGCGTACATCAATTGTCCTTTCATCACATAAAGAAACTTTTACAATAGACCTAAAAAATTATCTGAAATGA